A genome region from Erigeron canadensis isolate Cc75 chromosome 3, C_canadensis_v1, whole genome shotgun sequence includes the following:
- the LOC122592710 gene encoding protein STRUBBELIG-RECEPTOR FAMILY 3-like: protein MEYLRLEFYSKLRIVCLMTLFIAQVCYGETDQRDVLAINSLYAALGYPPLPGWLVSGGDPCAEGWQGVLCVNSNITGIVLNGANLGGELGENLGAFLSIIQIDVSNNHIGGPIPTSLPLTIKILTLSGNQLTGSIPDSLSLLGQMTDLSLSNNHLTGVIPDSFQQLTPLVNMDLSANNLSGPLPPSMANLLSVTTLHLQDNHLTGFLDVLQDLPLITLDVENNLFSGPIPPKLMGIPNFRSTGNPFNTTIIPSPPISSPSPSSLAPQPPEIGPGIQVFGQPPPEPQHSSGKSKSLMSRKVFWVGIGGFLILLVLAFGVCFCISKRLKKKPPVKLSKNVQKSSSTVNVLKPSERRENDMGNKDLLAMSSTKSEKVETVAKSKDDHVIDMTKVNANSLTPRALPPQPSPRERVVVKPTAVPTSSSQRTIRTVNSAKFFSIASLQEYTNSFSQENLIGSGMLATVYKAELPNGKRLAIKKLDTATSRKWSDERFMELVSSMSKLRNENIVGLEGYCLEHGQRLFAFEYCENGTLYEALHLNDEVHEKLSWNSRVHLALQVARALEYLHEVCQPAVVHQNLNSTNILFDNELNARVSDCGFAPLLPSSHVTQLQGCGYGAPELESGSYTYQSDVYSFGVIMLELFTGRKAFDSSRPRGEQFLVRWAISQLHDIEALSGMVDPSLRSACSSKSLSRFADIISLCVQAEPEFRPPMSEIVQSLLHMIQRNP from the exons ATGGAGTATTTAAGATTGGAATTTTATAGTAAGTTGAGAATCGTGTGTTTGATGACACTTTTCATTGCTCAAGTTTGCTATGGAGAGACCGATCAAAGGGATG TCTTGGCTATAAATAGTCTGTATGCGGCTCTCGGCTACCCACCTCTTCCTGGATGGTTAGTATCTGGGGGAGACCCTTGTGCGGAAGGTTGGCAAGGAGttctatgtgtcaactccaatATAACTGGAAT AGTGCTTAATGGTGCTAATCTGGGAGGTGAATTGGGTGAAAACTTGGGAGCTTTCTTATCCATCATACAGAT AGATGTAAGCAATAATCATATTGGAGGCCCGATACCAACAAGCCTTCCTCTTACGATCAAGATTTT AACGCTTTCGGGGAACCAACTTACAGGGAGCATCCCAGACTCTCTATCCTTGTTAGGCCAAATGACAGACTT ATCATTGAGCAACAACCATTTGACTGGAGTAATACCGGATTCTTTTCAACAGCTTACACCTTTAGTTAATAT GGACTTGTCTGCTAACAATTTAAGCGGGCCACTGCCTCCTTCGATGGCAAACTTGTTATCAGTAACAACATT ACATTTGCAGGATAATCATCTTACTGGGTTTCTTGATGTACTGCAAGATCTTCCACTAATAACTTT GGATGTGGAAAATAACCTTTTTTCTGGACCAATACCTCCCAAATTGATGGGCATTCCGAATTTCAG AAGCACTGGAAACCCCTTTAACACAACAATTATTCCTTCTCCACCAATCTCATCTCCGTCACCATCATCGCTTGCCCCCCAACCCCCGGAAATTGGGCCGGGAATTCAAGTATTCGGACAGCCACCACCAGAGCCACAACATTCTTCTGGAAAATCCAAGTCTTTAATGAGTAGAAAAGTTTTTTGGGTTGGTATTGGTGGATTCCTGATTCTTCTTGTACTTGCATTTGGAGTTTGCTTTTGTATTTCTAAACGGCTAAAAAAAAAGCCACCAGTCAAACTTTCAAAGAATGTGCAAAAGTCAAGCTCTACAGTAAATGTCTTAAAACCATCTGAACGTAGAGAAAATG ATATGGGAAACAAGGATCTATTGGCAATGTCATCAACAAAAAGTGAGAAGGTCGAAACAGTTGCTAAGAGCAAGGATGATCATGTGATAGACATGACAAAAGTCAATGCAAATTCTTTAACACCTCGAGCTCTACCTCCTCAACCTTCTCCTCGTGAAAGGGTCGTTGTAAAACCGACTGCGGTTCCAACGAGTAGTTCTCAGCGTACTATAAGAACTGTAAACTCTGCGAAATTTTTCTCGATAGCATCTCTTCAAGAGTACACAAATAGCTTTTCTCAAGAAAATCTTATAGGAAGTGGCATGCTTGCTACCGTATACAAAGCTGAGCTTCCTAATGGGAAG CGACTAGCAATCAAGAAATTGGACACTGCAACCTCTAGGAAGTGGAGCGATGAACGCTTTATGGAGTTGGTGTCAAGTATGTCTAAACTTCGGAATGAAAATATAGTTGGACTTGAAGGTTACTGTCTTGAGCATGGGCAAAGACTTTTTGCTTTCGAGTATTGTGAGAATGGGACATTATATGAAGCTCTGCATCTAAATGATGAAGTTCATGAGAAGCTTTCGTGGAATTCGCGAGTACATCTAGCACTTCAAGTAGCAAGAGCTCTTGA GTACTTGCATGAAGTTTGTCAACCGGCTGTTGTACATCAGAACTTGAATTCAACAAATATTCTTTTCGACAATGAGCTCAATGCACGCGTTTCAGATTGCGGTTTTGCTCCATTATTACCATCTAGCCATGTAACCCAG TTGCAAGGCTGCGGGTATGGTGCCCCGGAACTTGAGTCTGGAAGTTATACCTACCAGAGTGACGTTTATAGCTTTGGTGTCATTATGTTAGAACTTTTCACTGGCCGGAAAGCGTTTGACAG TTCAAGGCCACGTGGGGAACAGTTTCTCGTGAGATGGGCAATCTCTCAGCTACATGATATAGAAGCATTGTCAGGGATGGTTGATCCTTCTCTACGTTCTGCATGTTCTTCCAAGTCTTTGTCTAGGTTTGCAGATATCATTTCTCTCTGCGTTCAG GCTGAACCGGAATTTAGGCCACCAATGTCAGAGATTGTGCAAAGTCTCTTGCATATGATCCAAAGGAATCCTTGA
- the LOC122592252 gene encoding ascus wall endo-1,3(4)-beta-glucanase-like has product MLVRLVCFLLLLLPATITAADDVFMFPEATSSVLPDPARFFSPDLLSSPLPTNSFFQNFVLNNGNQTEYIHPYLIKPDLSSLTISYPDQVSTSASTSQTFSPDLTISALNSPSPNNQNHVVSSFSHLSVTLDIQESLKFFLVRGSPYVTFKTMQSVSIQISTVDTIVSLITNRELTKFKLQLNNGQTWLFYASSPITLTYYTSSIISQEFSGVFRIAILSDPSPETESVLDRSSECYPVSGYTVLSEPSSIGYNWYKQCWGEKADLLMLATPLHVRLGFGLKVVDGFRYKSIDGDLVGVAGDSWVLKSNPVAVTWHSIKGVRSESYPQIIAALVKDVDGLDSSNISTTSSYFYGKLVARAARLAMIAEEIGYLDVIPRITTYLKATIEPWLDGTFQGNGFIYDKSWGGIITKQGSADSGADFGFGLYNDHHYHIGYFVYGIAVLAKIDPDWGIKYKPQAYSLMGDFMTFDNDMGDIMTFSNGTRSTYPYLRCFDTWKLHSEASGLIEFADGRNQESTSEAINAYYSAALMGSAYGDTQLFNMGSLLATMEIDAANTWWHIKENGTIYPQDFASENRITGIVWANKRDSGLWFAPPEQKECRVGIQVLPLLPVTGALFADRDFVRQLVDWSSPALERGGVGEGWKAFVYALEGIYDQEDALVKVTSLTSHDDGNSLSNMLWWIFSRYM; this is encoded by the coding sequence ATGTTAGTAAGGCTTGTCTGTTttttacttcttcttcttcccgcCACCATAACCGCGGCGGACGATGTTTTCATGTTCCCGGAAGCCACGTCGTCGGTCCTTCCTGACCCGGCCCGTTTCTTCTCGCCAGACCTCTTGTCATCCCCTCTGCCCACAAATTCCTTCTTTCAAAACTTTGTACTAAACAATGGGAACCAAACAGAATACATTCACCCTTACCTCATCAAACCCGACCTCTCGTCACTTACTATATCTTACCCCGATCAGGTTTCCACCTCTGCCTCTACTTCCCAAACCTTCAGCCCGGATCTTACCATATCCGCTTTGAATAGCCCCAGCCCGAATAATCAAAACCATGTGGTGTCTTCTTTTAGTCATCTTAGTGTCACTTTGGATATCCAAGAGAGTTTGAAGTTTTTTCTTGTTAGGGGCAGCCCATACGTGACATTCAAAACCATGCAAAGTGTCTCAATCCAAATTTCAACCGTTGACACAATTGTTAGTTTAATCACAAACCGTGAGCTGACCAAGTTCAAGCTTCAGCTCAATAATGGTCAAACATGGCTTTTTTATGCTTCCTCACCAATAACTCTAACCTATTATACATCTAGTATTATATCCCAAGAATTCTCGGGTGTATTTCGCATTGCTATCCTGTCGGATCCAAGTCCAGAAACCGAATCGGTTCTTGACAGGTCCAGTGAATGCTATCCTGTTTCGGGTTATACTGTGCTTAGTGAACCATCTAGCATTGGATACAATTGGTACAAACAGTGTTGGGGTGAAAAGGCGGATTTGTTGATGTTAGCAACCCCTCTTCATGTTCGTCTCGGGTTTGGTCTTAAGGTGGTTGATGGTTTTAGATACAAGAGTATAGATGGTGATCTCGTAGGTGTTGCTGGCGATTCGTGGGTGTTGAAATCTAACCCGGTCGCTGTGACTTGGCATTCAATCAAAGGAGTTAGGAGTGAGTCCTACCCTCAAATCATAGCTGCTCTTGTGAAAGATGTTGATGGCTTGGATTCGAGTAACATATCGACTACATCATCTTACTTTTATGGCAAGTTGGTGGCAAGAGCAGCTAGGTTAGCAATGATAGCCGAAGAGATTGGTTACCTTGATGTTATCCCAAGGATCACGACTTATTTGAAGGCCACGATCGAGCCATGGTTAGATGGAACGTTTCAGGGTAACGGTTTCATTTATGACAAATCTTGGGGTGGGATTATAACGAAACAAGGCTCTGCTGATTCAGGTGCGGATTTTGGGTTTGGGCTTTACAATGATCACCATTATCATATCGGTTATTTTGTTTATGGAATTGCTGTTTTAGCCAAGATAGACCCGGATTGGGGAATCAAGTATAAGCCTCAAGCGTACTCTTTGATGGGAGATTTCATGACTTTTGATAATGATATGGGAGACATCATGACTTTCAGTAATGGTACACGTTCAACGTATCCGTATTTGAGATGTTTCGACACATGGAAGTTACACTCGGAGGCTTCAGGGTTGATTGAATTCGCAGACGGTAGGAATCAAGAAAGCACAAGTGAAGCCATCAACGCTTATTACTCGGCTGCTTTGATGGGGTCAGCATATGGAGACACACAACTTTTTAATATGGGATCGTTGCTTGCGACAATGGAGATTGATGCTGCTAACACATGGTGGCACATAAAAGAAAACGGCACAATATATCCTCAAGATTTCGCAAGTGAAAACAGAATAACGGGAATTGTTTGGGCAAACAAAAGAGACAGTGGGCTATGGTTTGCTCCACCCGAGCAAAAAGAATGCCGAGTTGGGATTCAAGTGTTGCCGTTGCTGCCGGTCACGGGAGCTTTGTTTGCTGATAGAGACTTCGTTAGACAGCTCGTGGATTGGAGTTCGCCTGCTTTGGAAAGAGGCGGTGTTGGCGAAGGATGGAAAGCGTTTGTGTACGCGTTGGAAGGGATTTACGATCAGGAGGATGCTCTTGTGAAGGTTACGAGTCTGACTTCTCATGACGATGGGAATTCACTTAGTAATATGTTATGGTGGATTTTTAGTAGGTACATGTGA